Sequence from the Rutidosis leptorrhynchoides isolate AG116_Rl617_1_P2 chromosome 3, CSIRO_AGI_Rlap_v1, whole genome shotgun sequence genome:
tgatattccaaagactgctttcagaacacgttacggtcattacgagtttatggtcattccgtttggtttaactaatgcaccagctgtgttcatggaccttatgaaccgagtgtgtggaccataccttgacaagtttgtcattgttttcattgatgacatacttatttactcaaagaatgaccaagaacacggtgaacatttgagaaaggtgttagaagcattgaggaaggaagaattgtacgctaagttttcaaagtgtgcattttggttggaagaagttcaattcctcggtcacatagtgaacaaagaaggtattaaggtggatccggcaaagatagaaactgttgaaaagtgggaaaccccgaaaactccgaaacacatacgccagtttttaggactagctagttactacagaaggttcatccaagacttttccagaatagcaaaacccttgactgcattaacgcataaagggaagaaatttgaatggaatgatgaacaagagaaagcatttcagttattgaagaaaaagctaactacggcacctatattgtcattgcctgaagggaatgatgattttgtgatttattgtgacgcatcaaagcaaggtctcggttgtgtattaatgcaacgaacgaatgtgattgcttatgcgtctagacaattgaagattcacgaacaaaattatacgacgcatgatttggaattaggcgcggttgtttttgcattaaagacttggaggcactacttatatggggtcaaaagtattatatataccgaccacaaaagtcttcaacacatatttaatcagaaacaattgaatatgaggcagcgtaggtggattgaattattgaatgattacaactttgagatttgttaccacccggggaaggcaaatgtggtagccgatgccttgagcaggaaggacagagaacccattcgagtaaaatctatgaatataatgattcataataaccttactactcaaataaaggaggcgcaacaaggagttttaaaagagggaaatttaaaggatgaaatacccaaaggatcggagaaacatcttaatattcgggaagatggaacccggtatagggctaaaaggatttgggtaccaaaatttggagatatgagagaaatggtacttagagaagctcataaaaccagatactcaatacatcctggaacggggaagatgtacaaggatctcaggaaatatttttggtggccgggtatgaaagccgatgttgctaaatacgtaggagaatgtttgacgtgttctaaggtcaaagctgagcatcagaaaccatcaggtctacttcaacaacccgaaatcccggaatggaaatgggaaaacattaccatggattttatcactaaattgccaaggactgcaagtggttttgatactatttgggtaatagttgatcgtctcaccaaatcagcacatttcctgccaataagagaagatgacaagatggagaagttagcacgactgtatttgaaggaagtcatctccagacatggaataccaatctctattatctctgatagggatggcagatttatttcaagattctggcagacattacagcaagcattaggaactcgtctagacatgagtactgcctatcatccacaaactgatgggcagagcgaaaggacgatacaaacgcttgaagacatgctacgagcatgtgttattgatttcggaaacagttgggatcgacatctaccattagcagaattttcctacaacaacagctaccattcaagcattgagatggcgccgtttgaagcactttatggtagaaagtgcaggtctccgatttgttggagtgaagtgggggatagacagattacgggtccggagattatacaagaaactaccgagaagatcatccaaattcaacaacggttgaaaaccgcccaaagtcgacaaaagagctacgctgacattaaaagaaaagatatagaatttgaaattggagagatggtcatgcttaaagttgcaccttggaaaggcgttgttcgatttggtaaacgagggaatttaaatccaaggtatattggaccattcaagattattgatcgtgtcggaccagtagcttaccgacttgagttacctcaacaactcgcggctgtacataacactttccatgtctagaatttgaagaaatgttttgctaaagaagatctcactattccgttagatgaaatccaaatcaacgaaaaactccaattcatcgaagaacccgtcgaaataatggatcgtgaggttaaaagacttaagcaaaacaagataccaattgttaaggttcgatggaatgctcgtagaggacccgagttcacctgggagcgtgaagatcagatgaagaagaaatacccgcatctatttccagaagattcgtcaacaccttcaacagcttaaaatttcgggacgaaatttatttaacgggtaggtactgtagtgacccgaacttttccatgtttatatatattaattgagattgatatttacatgattaaatatttcaaacatgttaagcaatcaaacttgttaagacttgattaattgaaatatgtttcatatagacaattgaccacccaagttgaccggcgattcacgaacgttaaaacttgtaaaaatgacatgacaatatatatatggatatacatatggttaacatgagattatgataagtaagtatctccataagtatattaataatgagttatatacatataaacaagactactaacttaaggatttcgaaacgagacatatatgtaacgattatcgttgtaacgacatttaaatgtatatatatcatattaagatatattaatatatcataatatcatgataatataataatttaacatctcattagatataataaacaatgggttaacaacattaattgagatcgttaacttaaaggtttcaaaacaacacttacatgtaacgactaacgatgacttaacgactcagttaaaatgtatatacatgtagtgtatttagatgtattaaaatacttttggaagacttcaagacatatatcaaaacactcatacttaacaaaaatggttacagttacttttccattcttttctttcatcaagaattctagtcgtattcttacccgtattatacacagcttcaaaacgtacttactatgagtatataccaataggaactagcatgggattccactcttgattatgtcatgtatgactaatcaattttaacttctaccatgagctagtcaactaactagaactccttttaaccccactcaccactcaccaattaccactcatcattcactccatttcacttccaattctctttctaattctctctcaacacacacacactattatgaatgtatttttccagtagttaatcatcatcttcatcaaaaatcacttcaagaatcaagctataatcatcataggaagaacacttcaagaacacttcaaaaatcccttcaagtttactaatttacttccaagctttctaatccattccaagtaatcatctaagatcaagaaacctttgttatatacagtaggttatctttcttattcaaggtaatattcatattcaaactttgattcaatttctataactataaactatcttaattcgagtaaaaatcttacttgaacttgtttttgtgtcatgatcctacttcaagaactttcaagccatccaagatcctttgaagctagatcatttcttgtcacttccagtaggtttacctactaaacttgaggtagtaatgatgttcataacatcattcgattcatatatataaaactatcttattcgaaggtttaaactagtaatcactagaacatagtttagttaattctaaacttgttcgcaaacaaaagttaatccttctaacttgactttgaaaattaactacacacatgttctatatctatatgatatgctaacttaatgatttaaaacctgaaaacacgaaaaacaccgtaaaaccggatttacgccgtcgtagtaacaccgcgggctgttttgggttagttaattaaaaactatgataaactttgatttaaaagttgttattcttagaaaatgatttttattatgaacatgaaactatatccaaaaattatggttaaactcaaagtggaagtatgttttctaaaatggtcatctagacgtcgttctttcgactgaaatgactacctttacaaaaatgacttgtaacttatttttccgactataaacctatactttttctgtttagattcataaaatagagttcaatatgaaaccatagcaatttgattcactcaaacggatttaaaatgaagaagttatgggtaaaacaagattggataatttttctcattttagcaacgtgaaaattggtaacaaatctattccaaccataacttaatcaacttgtattgtatattatgtaatcttgagataccatagacacgtatacaatgtttcgacctatcatttcgacacatctatatatatttcggaacaaccatagacactctatatgtgaatgttggagttagctatacagggttgaggttgattccaaaatatatatagtttgagttgtgatcaatactgagatacgtatacactgggtcgtggattgattcaagataatatttatcgatttatttctgtacatctaactgtggacaactagttgtaggttactaacgaggacagctgacttaataaacttaaaacatcaaaatatattaaaagtgttgtaaatatattttaaacatactttgatatatatgtatatattgttataggttcgtgaatcaaccagtggccaagtcttacttcccggcgaagtaaaaatctgtgaaagtgagttatagtcccacttttaaaatctaatatttttgggatgagaatacatgcaggttttataaatgatttacaaaatagacacaagtacgtgaaactaaattctatggttgaattatcaaaattgaatatgcccctttttattaagtctggtaatctaagaattagggaacagacaccctaattgacgcgaatcctaaagattgatctattgggcctaacaaaccccatccaaagtaccggatgctttagtacttcgaaatttatatcatatccgaagggtgtcccgaaatgatgggaatattcttatatatatgcatcttgttaatgtcggttaccaggtgttcaccatatgaatgatttttatctctatgtatgggatgtgtattgaaatatgaaatcttgtggtctattgttacgatttgatatatataggttaaacctataactcaccaacatttttgttgacgtttaaagcatgtttattctcaggtgaatactaagagcttccgctgttgcatactaaaataaggacaagatttgaagtccatgtttgtatgatattgtgtaaaaactgcattcaagaaactgatttcgatgtaacatatttgtattgtaaaccattatgtaatggtcgtgtgtaaacaggatattttagattatcattatttgataatctacgtaaagctttttaaacctttatttatgaaataaaggttatggtttgttttaaaaatgaatgcagtctttgaaaaatgtctcatatagaggtcaaaacctcgcaacgaaatcaattaatatggaacgtttttaatcaataagaacgggacatttcattatttgTGCGgcgtcgttaggtcgcaggatgtccagttcggtagcacacagtgtcttcgtttatttatattgtgtgggtcctaaatttacttttactttctaaggtgtagaaggtgtaagttaacctaatgTCGTAattttttgctgattaacgaattgaagatcgagtgaataattgtcttttagttaaattacctggataaaagatagtagttgtttttagctaaaagtcctaagtgcagaaaagtaaataagtggaaggatatccggagtatgcaaatcagggaaatgttgaccaagaatcAGTATTGCGTTAGGGAaatgtaattatgcttatgttaagactatgcttggaatgatgtagatctggttggatgagccaattacacagacctacttgtctctgaactctcagagttctctttgagcaatgagaagtatgtcacttggtcgtataattgaaaggtaacaatacctcggaggttatcctcagtaaattactaggtttattagtgagttaagctctaatcctaaccctcattatcagtttagttaactgaataactgaataacaacgtgccgtgttgattgaacactgatcacaaacggaaggaatccgtcggtttaagttggcaaaaccttaaataaaactaacaaccattccatcatactaatgagatcataacaattcaaacattatacaacatcacagttaatatactgatagtaaagcagatagaaatcgaatgaatacctaaacagttgatatggctaagacctaaggcaataatcagacaagaacatgcaataagcttgggtcacacagtgaaggaactaactagatcttaacagctccaaagaagtctcttcagaacagtcaataggcatactaggtcattcatgtctcaattcctaagtttcgtgtcctaaaagcgcattaaatgcctctcgggaactccagccataccgagttcatagaatcttcagatacagtataaccaggggtcttaatcctatgaagtagctaatttcatataggtagacaagtcctgatcacaacctaggttggtcaatccttaaaatgctagcatacaaatctatcagacttcctagttcagtattataacagtaatcgtactaaattaaaataattacgctaacccaaacttctatcatggcaacatacagataaattaagatatcatggtaatatcggaacgcattgttaaacataaaaagtaagaacacatgtttaatacaaaagacaagcatttcggataaaaacctgaaaaggccgaagaaatctgctcgagatcgcagggactcgccgggatatcctccgaaaaatgaaagctaagctaactactactaaaaactaactaaaagcttgaaaatatgaaatgaattacaaattgagtgtgtgctgaaatggatggagaaagccctttaaatagacttggaatttgcctgcaaacggctggcaggccgtttggcaagccgtttgcagggcccgtttgctaaggcaagccgtttaacgaggccgtttgatctgggcgtttggcaggccatttaccacactggcaggccgtttggcaacccgtttggcaagccgtttgacttgttgatttgctggatcgtaacttgatttcttgtctttcaccgttttcgctctagaatcttcgatttagctccgttttacttgattctttttgcatcaccttcgtaattacttaatctacaaaatcaaccgaaaaagcgataattttgtcgacaaagtttaaatctttattgttctagggcttaatattgtggataaaaatgtgactttttgaccgatatcaTCTTGTTTCCGAGAACTCCAGCATATTGCCACCTCATTGAACAAGCATACATATCCGGATGTACATCTCCAATCTTCAGCATCACGAGCATAATCGCTGTCAGTGTAAACCTTTAACTTCTGTTTGCTTTCCTTATTATAAACCAACCCATTATCAACCGTACCCTTTAAGTACCTCAAAACACGCTTTGCTGCCAACAAATGCTCATCTCTTAGATTGGCCATAAACTGTGACAATAAGCTCACTTCATACATTAAGTCAGGATGAGTAACAGTCAAGTACATAAGACTTCCCATTAACCTTTTGTATGAAGTTGTATCGATCTCCTCCCCTACTCCAGCATTAGTTAACATCATTCCTGGCACAATCAGGTTATCAACTGGATTGACATCCCACATATTGAACCATTCAAGCATATCTTTAGCATATTGTCGTTGACATAACATTATGCTATCGGCAGTTTGTTGTATCTCCACACCAAGAAAATATCACATTTGCCCCAAATCCATCATCTCAAATTCCTTTTGCATGAATTTCTCAAAGCTGTCACACATTATCATGTCATTACCCATGTAAATTAAGTCATCAACATACAGACTTACCATAATAACTTTGTTCCACACTTTCTTGAAGAAGAACGTATGGATATAGTCACTTCTCGTGAACCCTTCATGTTTGAAGTAACTTTCAATTCGATTAAACCAAGCCCGAGgggcttgtttcaacccatatagtgCCCGCTTCGAGCGATAGACTTTAGACTCCTCTCCTTGTTTCACGAAGCCCTCAGGTTATTCTACATGTACAACCTCCTTGAGCTCCCCATGTAGGAATGCACTTTTCACGTCTAGTTGAAATACACTCCACCCTCTTTGTGCTGTCACTGCCAAAAGGGTTCGAATGGTGTCCCACCTTGCTATCGGAGCAAAAACCTCATTATAATCGATCCCTTTCTTTTGCGCATAACCTTCAACACAAGTCTTGCTTTGTACTTGTCCACTTGCCCACGTTCATTCAACTTTGTCTTATAGACCCATTTAAAATCGATTTTATTCCAGCTGGTGCATCAGTAAGCTCCCATGTTGCATTCCTATTGATGGCATCGATTTCATTTTCCATTTCCATCACCCATTTTACTTCTTTACTTGCCTCTTCATATGTTGTGGGATCTTCTAGCGAGTTATACATTGAGTAACCGACTTCATCTTCTAAAATTTCTTCATCAGAAAGCTCCTGACCAGTTGTATAATCTATCATCCAAGTTGGTGTCTTTCGTGAAAGAGTGGATGATTCTACTACGGGATTGGGTTCGGTTACAACTGTGGTGTTAGTATTCTCAGGAGCACTTTCATTTGTTGAAAAGTCAGTTATGGATGCACTATTCTGTGGAGTGGTTTCTTGTTGGCCTTGAACATCAGTGATAATTTGATCTTGTATGGGAGGGATTTCTTCTTCAATTACTTGTATATTTTCACATTCGCCTTCAATTATTAGAGCTCCAATGTCAACTTCTTTTGCATCCCAGTCCcactttgaatcttcatcaaagattACATCTCGGCTCACCACAATTTTCTGCTCGATTGGATTATATAACCTGTAAGCCTTGGATTCGAGACTTACTCCCAAAAATACGCATTTTTGGCTTCTGTCTTCAAGCTTAGTTCTCAATTGTGCCAGAACATGAACATAAGCAATGCAACCAAAACCCTTAAAATGATCAACACTAGGCTTCATACCTGACCACATTTCTTCCGGAACTTTGTCATCCAAGCTTCGACTTATATAACGATTTAGAATATGGCACGCCCACTTTACAGCTTCGGTCCAATAGAACTTTGGCATAGATTTATCAACTAAAAGACACCGTACCATATTCATAATTGTACGGTTACGATGTTCCGCCACTCCATTTTGTTGTAGAGTGTAAGTCGTGGTTAGTTGACGTTTTATCCTGTTCTCTTTACAAAAAGCATTAAATGATGATGAagtaaatccccccccccccctgaTCACTTCTCAAGCACTTTATCTTACAACCAGTTTTCATTTCTACCAAAACTTTAAAACGTTTGAAGTTTTCAAATGTTTCTCCCTTTTGCGACAGAAAATAAATCCAAATTTTTTCTTGTATAATCATCAATAAAAACAAGAATATAACGTTTACCACTTTGTGAGGCTGGGGTAATTGGACCGCACAAATCCGTATGAATCAATTGCAACTTTTCCGTAGCTCGCCACTTGCTCGACTTTGGAATCATCTCCCGTTGTTGTTTACCAATGGCACACGTTTCACACACCCAATATTCTCAACCAAATTTGTCAACCCTTTAACCATTTTCTTATATTGCATCGTCCTTAAAGACTTATAGTTCACATGTGCGAAATGCCTATGCCATATTTGATTGTCTCGATCACCAATGACTTGTAGAAAATTTTCTGCAGCCTGTGGTACATTTACAGCTCTTGGAACCTCTCCATATACAGGAAACATGCGATTCTTTATCATCTTTGAAGTAAATATTAATCCTCTCTGATGATGGTATCCCTTGCAAATTCCATCTTCGGTAACAAATTTCACTCCTTTATCTTGAAGTTGACAGATGCTAATGAGGTTTGAGGTGAGTGAAGGGACATAGTAGACTCTAGTAATAGTTTGTGTTACTCTATCTATGCTGATACGAATATGCCCAAGGCCTTTGACTTCCAATCTGATGTCGTTACCAAGTTTGACAGTATGACTGAAACTTGTATCTAAACGTACGAACCAATACTTCATTCTGGTCATGTGATTCGAACAAGCAGAGTCAAGAAATCACACTCCTTTGGATGTCTTCTTTACGCTATCACCTGTTGCCATCAAGAGTAGTTCTTCATTTTCATCAAACTCGGTGTAATTTACCACACGTTCTCCACTAGGACATTCATATTGAAAATGTCCCATTTTGTGGCATTTATAACATTCCACCGACGACTTATCAAAATTAGATGGTGCATGCCCTCTTCATCTTCCTCTATTGTATCCACCTCTACCTCTTCCTGACCAACACTTGTCTCATGTTCCACCTTCAGAACTTGTTCCTCTGAACTTCGTTTGAGAAGTTTTTGCTCATGAACAAGTAATGAACTTTGTAGTTCATCAACTGTCAGTGTATCAATATCCTTTGCCTCTTCAATTGAACACACCACTGGTATAAAATTATCAGTCAAAGTTCTGAGAATCTTCTCCACGATCTTTACGTTTGTCATATCTTCCCCATAGTTTCTCATGTCGTTTGCTATTACCATGATTCTTCCAAAATACATGGTTATTGTCTCGCCTGAGTCTCTTCGTAAACATTGCAACTGTGCTCTCTTAACTCTTGTATTCCCATGATACTTCATCTTCATGGCATCCCAAATTTGTTTACTCGTATCCTTCTGAGTAATTGTCTTTAGAATGTGCTTATCAATCGACTGGAATAAATAATTCCTAGCATTTAAATCCTTCAACTTTAAAGCATTCAAGGCTGCACGCTCTGCTTCAGTCATCGTGGCTTCATTACTTGGTTTCGTGTACCCATCAGCGACCACTTCCCAGTATTCCTTTAACCGAAGCAAGTTTTCCATCAACAAGCTCAAGTGATCGTAGTCCCCATCAAATTTTGGTACACTCGTCATCTGAAATTGATTATTCTCTTCTGCCATATCACTCTGAGTTTTGATCGCTCAGTGTTTTATCCTCTCGGTCGGTTTCACTCTGATATCACTATGTAGAATTCAAAGCAGCAACAAGCAATTTGCAAACACTCGATGATCTTATTCACTTCACAAACGGCTATTAAAATATCTTACAAAAAGACCACGTTCACCGATCATTGTTCACGACTCTTTTATGGATCCTAAATTAAAGGAAGACTTGAAACTACCTACGACTCATTCTAACCATTCAGAATATGTAAACAAAACTGACACTAGATGGATACTTAAGCCCATTTATTGAAATAGCTAACAAGCCCAAAGAAAACACTTAAGCCCAATATAAACATGTAATTAACAAAAAGAATGACATTTGTAAACCGAACCTAGCCGGAACATTAAACTCGTTTAAATTGGTAAAGAAAATGACATGTGTAAGTTTTGAGTTGTTACCCAAGGTCCCAACCAAACAACCCACCCATGTAATGGGAGATAAATAATACAACACGGAGTAATACAAAAAGGAACCAAGTATTTGATCGATCATCTTGATTTAACAGTTTCTAAGTTATAACACAAAGAAGATGAATATGGCGTAGAAGAAAAAGAAAGAGATTCTAtccaaactagtgaaatgacccgtgaaattacgggtttgtttaaacgaaacagtttagtgATAtgatttaggtattaagtgaacgtaaatgttaaagccatttaatttaatgacccgtagaactacagattccgactaagaaacttgtcgttgtttttacaaacatattgatatacttaatttgatcagaataaatgaactacatttattctctcaaCAATTTCTTTCAATTTTcttcacaattattatttttcttatcatgaaagctacattacaacattttattgagacatgtatttcacatacatatgtaacgtaattaatctcgtaaagagaactcatatttgaataataataatagtaatataataataatgtttgctctaaaattgagtatttatatttttaataataattattagtaataacaaatgcctctttaatttttttttatttttttctaaaaCGAAAATACATATATTATACGAAGGTTGTAcattatgcttcaaagtttgtacatatgttcatggggtgttttgtaaaagattgtaaaaTTTATTTTAGATTTTATACATATGGTCATgagagtgttttatcataaggttgtacaaaaTATTTCAAATTTGGTATATAAGGTCATGAATGTTTtaccataagattgtacataatgctttaaatattgtacatatggtcatggtgGTATTTTATCGTaacgttgtacataatgct
This genomic interval carries:
- the LOC139902046 gene encoding uncharacterized protein, which translates into the protein MVRCLLVDKSMPKFYWTEAVKWACHILNRYISRSLDDKVPEEMWSGMKPSVDHFKGFGCIAYVHVLAQLRTKLEDRSQKCVFLGVSLESKAYRLYNPIEQKIVVSRDVIFDEDSKWDWDAKEVDIGALIIEGECENIQVIEEEIPPIQDQIITDVQGQQETTPQNSASITDFSTNESAPENTNTTVVTEPNPVVESSTLSRKTPTWMIDYTTGQELSDEEILEDEVGYSMYNSLEDPTTYEEASKEVKWVMEMENEIDAINRNATWELTDAPAGIKSILNGSIRQS
- the LOC139902047 gene encoding uncharacterized protein, with translation MAEENNQFQMTSVPKFDGDYDHLSLLMENLLRLKEYWEVVADGYTKPSNEATMTEAERAALNALKLKDLNARNYLFQSIDKHILKTITQKDTSKQIWDAMKMKYHGNTRVKRAQLQCLRRDSGETITMYFGRIMVIANDMRNYGEDMTNVKIVEKILRTLTDNFIPVVCSIEEAKDIDTLTVDELQSSLLVHEQKLLKRSSEEQVLKVEHETSVGQEEVEVDTIEEDEEGMHHLILISRRWNVINATKWDIFNMNVLVENVW